Within the Hevea brasiliensis isolate MT/VB/25A 57/8 chromosome 2, ASM3005281v1, whole genome shotgun sequence genome, the region TGCAAACAAggagataagaaaaaaaaaaaaaaaagggtggagGAGTCCAAGATACAGAGACGGTTAGGAGATGAGACAAATAAGAAATTAATGGAACCAAGTTATTGTATtagaaataatgttatgtttttTATTGAGAGGAATTTACGGCTATTAGACgatttttcctttttgaattatgtGGGTCCCACATTATTTCTTTctcatatcaaaataaaatagggttattttttattttaaataaatgggCCCATTTCGCCATGTCAAGAAATTTAACACCACGATCATTTTTTCTCTGCCACATTACTgcttagttaatattttttttaacatcattaattatttttatcatttaaacGCTAATGAATAAAAAAAGTCTTGAAttgcaaaaattaaaaaaaaaaaagaaagaaattgcaAACCTAAATGTTAAAAGTTCAATAGTCGAAGGTACTAAAGTGTACTTTGTGCATATAATGAAAAACAAAAGAGGAGAGCTTGGAGAGTTAAGCTATTTCAAACGGGATATTAGACAGGTGTAACAGAAAAAATAACATACAATAAGGAGGTGAGTTTGAGCTTAATTATTAAAAGGTACAATGGTGTTAAGCCGGAAAGATTTGGAGATAGGACTTAGTTATATTAACATTCAGAAGGTGGACGCTACTCATAGTAGCGTGCAGGTTGGCATATCAGTGAGATTTTATAGTAAACTTATAGTAGCGCGTAGCTTGAAGGAGTGATTCACCTACAAATTCAAAATTCAAGCAATGTACCCCATCAGCCTCATTTATCCCCCATATAATCCTCACGTACAAACCGAGTAATcatattaaattttgataataatatattataataaaaaatttcttaaaagttaatttaaaattgaaattaatatattattaaattaaaaatttagaaataaattatttatgaagtaaattaaaatttttagatgaATTCatgttgtaattaaaattttgtaattttgaTAGTAATATGAATGAAAGAAAAATATttgtattttttaaaagaaattgaatttaatatttttctatatatacatacatgtagtgaagaagagaaagaaaaaaaagttaagaggaaaaatagaaaaaatgatTTCACGTGTTATGGTGCTACTATAAGTAGCATCCCGTTAGTCTTATTTTGTGATTAGAGATTCACGCTGACTGCAAGCTATTCATAGTAGCGTTGATCAGCTAAGCTCCATTTAAAGTATCGTCCCTCATTAAAACGTTAATATGACTAGCGTCATGCCTATTAAACGCTAATTATACTAGTGTCCCATCTCTAAATTTGTCTAACTTAACAACATTTTACCCCTTTAATAATTTAGTTGAATCTCACCAATtcttggatttttttttcttaaaaataaaagtCAATTTCTAATGGGGGAGCTTTTTCTAATGAGGGAATGAGATTTCCCTTTTGCCTAGTGGGGAAAGGAAAGGCCCAAGGGAGGCGCTTAAATATTTTCTCACGATCACCAAAACAAGTGGCTGTAATCTTACAACCAAGGTTGCCACTTGAATTGGCGACCATTAGGCTCGAGTTTATGGCTTCACAACCATCTTTTAATGGTGCCATCTGCCATCTTTACTCAGCCATATATCGACACTTCAAATGTCCTTAGCACAATCTTCTGCACTTAAGTATCCATTTCACTTTGTCCCTCAAGATGACCCATATACAgggaatttttatattttctcatATTATGAGCAATACTTAATTCCTCTTCCTGCACATGCTCGACCATATTTGATTTGAATACTtcagattaaaaaaaatatatttgatttGAATACTCCATCTATATTCAATTAAACCAAGTTTCAACCAAATTAAGCCTGAATAGTAGAGATATTATTTCAGCTTAATTCATAATTagcatataaattaaaaaaagaattatTGCAATTGAAAATATTTAGGCTTTTGGCCttttagaatttaaatttaacttaaaaaaaaatctcaatcaCCCATTTTGAATTGGAGTATAGATATAGATGATATTTTAAAGAAAGATCCAAATTTGCCTATACAATCCAGTTGTAGGGACTAAGGGTCTGCTAAATTTGTACGTTACGTTTTATCAATGCGATTGTCTGGCAGACTTGTAAAATCACTTTGATTCTATACAGTAAAGCCCTCTCCCGCCCCCCCTTGGGGCTTTTTTTTGTGTTGCAGAGTATTTGGTAAGAGTATGGAATTTCATTCATTCTTTATtctcaaaaaattaaaaagacagGAGAGGAGGTAGCCAGTAGAGCAAATGGAAATGATGATAATTGAAAAATATACCaacaatttaattctcaattccaccctttaattttgttttttcaGTAGCAAATGGTAGTTTGAGCACAGACATTCATAGCATTCTAACTGACAAGCAAACCATAACAACAACGGCAGCCATATATTATCACACAAAAAGAGCATCCTTCAATCAATATTTCAATACTCATCTCCTTCGTCACCATCCTCCCCTTCGGCAGATTCAGCACCAACCTCCTCATAATCCTTCTCCAGGGCAGCAAGATCCTCACGAGCCTCTGAGAACTCTCCTTCTTCCATGCCCTCGCCGACATACCAATGCACAAAGGCACGCTTGGCATACATGAGATCAAACTTGTGGTCAATGCGAGAGAAGACTTCCGCAACACTCGTGGAATTGGAGATCATGCAGACAGCCCTCTGCACCTTAGCAAGGTCGCCTCCTGGAACAACAGTTGGTGGCTGATAGTTGATACCGCACTTGAATCCAGTAGGGCACCAATCAACAAACTGGATTGTGCGCTTAGTCTTGATGGTGGCAACAGCTGCATTCACATCCTTGGGCACAACATCACCCCGGTACATCAAGCAGCAAGCCATGTACTTGCCATGGCGTGGGTCACACTTGGCCATCATGGAGGAGGGCTCAAAAGCGCTATTGGTGATCTCAGCCACTGAAAGCTGTTCATGATATGCCTTCTCAGCCGAGATGACAGGGGCATAAGAGGAAAGCATGAAATGGATCCTGGGATAGGGAACCAGGTTGGTCTGGAACTCTGTGACATCCACATTAAGAGCTCCATCAAACCTCAAAGAGGCGGTGAGGGATGAAATCACCTGAGAAACACAAGCAAAAAAATTCCTCATTAGTAACAACAGTGTGCATAGGCCTAAAGATGTAAAAGAATACCTACCTGAGAAACAAGGCGGTTAAGATTGGTGTAAGTTGGACGCTCGATGTCAAGAGAGCGCCTGCATATGTCGTAGATAGCCTCATTATCAAGGAGCACAGCAACATCTGTGTGCTCAAGGAGAGAGTGAGTTGAAAGAACACTATTATATGGCTCTACAACTGATGTGGAAACCTGAGGCGAAGGATAAACAGTGAAACCAAGCTTTGATTTTTTGCCATAGTCAACAGAAAGACGCTCCAAGAGAAGTGATCCAAGACCAGAACCAGTGCCACCTCCAACAGCATTGAACACCAAGAATCCCTGGAGGCCAGTGCAGTTGTCAGCAAGCTTTCTGATACGGTCCAAGCAGAGATCAACAATCTCTTTCCCAACTAATACAACACAAACACAATTATAAGCAACTGCCCAAAATAAATGTCCAAAACAATAAGAGCAGAAATAAAGGGTTTTGATGATAACTGGTATAGTGGCCACGTGCAAAGTTGTTGGCAGCATCCTCCTTGCCACTAATGAGTTGCTCAGGGTGGAAAAGCTGGCGATAAGTTCCAGTCCTCACTTCATCAATAACAGTGGGCTCAAGATCAACAAACACAGCGCGAGGGACGTGCTTCCCTGCACCAGTTTCgctgaaaaaggtgttaaaagcATCGTCCCCTCCACCGACGGTCTTGTCACTTGGCATCTGGCCATCAGGCTGAGAGAAAAAAAGAGGATTTCATCAATTTGACAtaacataaattttaaaatagaaaCCAAAATGCCTAAACAATCAAATAAAAAGGGTGTAGAATCAAATTACGACAATTAAAAAAACCCTAAAGAATGAAGAGATtgattaattttagtttatacaATCCGATAAAAAGCCAACGGTCTCACAACATATCCCAAATCATTGAAATCTTTTCGATTATAGAAGAACTGAATTCGGAGAACCACATCAAACGCTGTTAAACAAACGATCAGATATGAATTTAAATCCCAAAATCACAGATCTAGACAGAATGTCAAGAAACAAACAGAATGGAGATGAAAAGGAGAGGGAGGGATTACCTGAATGCCATGCTCAAGGCAATAAAGTTCCCAGCAGGCATTTCCGACCTGAATACCGGCCTGACCAATGTGAATCGAGATGCACTCTCTCATCTTGTCTGATTCAAAAATAACAAAGAGAATTCAAGAAAAACGTTAAAGAAATAATCGAAGAACAGAGATTGATCGAAAGCTAATGCTAAGAGCGGCGTTTATGAAGACGCCTTCAAGCTCCAGATGTGAGATGTTCTGATCTCGCGTTTCTGGATTATATATAGGGACAAATATGGGTAAATGGTGGGTACAGGATGGCACAATCCATTGGTTAGTTAACCATGGTTAAATAAACCGATCAAATTATTATTGTCTACTGTACTCCAGGTTGGCCCAACAAACCATTAACCATGGTCAATTGCCCGctcaattttgaattttgatttcgTTGGAAAAAATTAGAAACATATGTGTGCCATAAATGGTTTTGaagaaattttgaattttgaagAAATTGCAATGTTGCCATAAATGAGTTAAAAGTTACGTGGTAATCCTGAGAAGGATAATAATGGCATTTCAGATGGCATATCATTGCCCTTGCCTTGCTGCGGGTTACGCCAGTTGGGCTGTCAATTGGGATTAGATTCTACGTTTCAATCAGTGGGCCCAAATTTGGAATTTAGATCGGCCCAACAGTGAGAGCCACAACCACCGTCACCGTGCTGATGGGGAAATCTAGATAAGAGACACCATGGCTAGGGTTACTTTCTGCTTTTTTCCTTGTtcacaatttttaatttaaatattgttAGTACAAATTGGATCTTTTTGCTTCgaaattttataagaaaattgctaagttgaataataataataataataataattttattttaaatataaatttaaaaatattgttaTAGTAACTGTTGCAATAatcaatataataaatattaattataaattttcatcaaattgTAAGTGTAGAAACGTTAAAGAAAAAACTTATTGTATTAAACTAATTCGAAATTTCAGAAAATTATACTAGTTATTTTctaaaattcatttaaattttaaaaaataaaaataattataaattaaattaataattaatttaaaaataataaaaattttaaattttaaaattgaattaaaaattaaattaaattaaaaattggaaaaataaaattaaaatatggaaaaaaaattaaattacgtaCAATAATTTCTTATAGTTGGTAATTAGCAATGAAAATTTTCATtggtaaataatttttaatttgttattaGCCTACGATCCCTtacaaaatcataaaaaaaaaaagatcactTTATCGACAATTTCTTTTATTAGTAAAAATTACTTACATGTGAATTTGTTGACAAAAAAAATTTATCGATAATTAATCAATAAtcttaattatcaattaaatataAGCATATCCGGCTGCTTTTTTCTAGTAAAGAtaacaaattttaaattaattctaaTGAAATTTTTGCTATCTGACTATTTTTTAGATACAAGaataaatttggcaattttgtacTTTAATATTTACACTTTGTTTTGAAAAAATATAAGAAGATAaggtaaatttttttaaaataaggtAAGATAAGGTAAGGTAAAGTTTCCTATTGTTATCTTGTTTGATAGGAAAGTACGGTAAATGATAGTTTAGTAAATTTATGTTGTTTGGATTGTATGAAAAGATAAGGTaagtattaaaattattaaaataattttattatataaagagatttttttaacaatagacttatatatatatatatatatatatatatatatatagctcggAATATGAAAATATTGGAAGAATTACATACAAGAAAGCAATAAATACAATACAATTGGTATATTTTTATACATATTACTTGTTCTTATATGATCGCCTGCTAAATGAATACTGATttcaaatttataaaattattttcaaaatatatattatttttttaatagtgtctatatataattaattattttcaataatttacattatGGCAGATTACATGAATATATACACTTTAATATATCATTCAAAAATTTCTACCAACAatttaactattaaataattgtcttcaaaatatattatatataaaaagtctaaataaatatttaaaatgctaaAGCCAGTCCTACTTTATTTTATGTCCATACAAGCCATAAAATATAATCTTATGAGCGCTAGGTCTACTATCAATATACCAATtgtaatgacctgaaaattttaagaaagaaataaattattgattCGGTATTTTAATGTTATcttagtatttaaatattattgcaAGATGAGGTCGGGAACTCTTATCATACGCATAAATTACTCTTGTTATACCTCTTCCCTTTCCATAGGTAATTTATGGCTGTGCCCTTTTGTAATCTTATACGTATGATAAAGGAACCGTTGCATCTAATATCATAACAAAGACATTTTTGATACATAGGATCCTCTGACGAgacaagtgtagagcatacgtattTCTGATTACACAAGTATAATACACATTCTAGGGCTTTCAGGAGAAAGAAGAAAGAATTAGAATGCCATGGATGAAAATAGAGAGATTTTATTTCTTAGAGAAAGCTTGGAAAAACCTGATTACAACTGAATTGAGAGTCTCCTTATATAGGCTTAGAGACTCTAACTTTTGCAAGCAACCGGGTAGCAACCTGCTACTGACACTTAAAAGTAAAGATACTAAAGCACACTTATTACATAATATGGCCGTCAAGCTTTAATTATGGAGTTGTTGACAGGTTGAGAGTCTGGTAGTCAGAATCATCACAGTCATCAATTCCAAAAAAGTCCTTAAGCCATTGTCCATATTCTGTGGGAGAAGGTGGGTTAACATTCTCGATGGCTTCACGAGCTTGGGTCCTAGAAATCTTGCCACCTTCTCCCACAGAATATGGacattgggtcaaaatggacatTGGGTTCTGGAAATCTTGCCAGATTGGATTAGACCAATCTATAGGTTCATCTTCAAGGGCTCTGATGGGTCTAAGGAATGTGCAGTTCACATGAGGGAGTATCAGAGATTGGTAATTATTGATTTCACAGAGTTGATTAGCTAGCTGTCTTCTTAGAGGTCCTATAGCATCTTTTCTTAGGATTGAACCATCATAGGTCCTCCAGTCATAGTCAGAATTTTGAGATCAAAGGAGTCCATCAGGCCTTCTGGAAAAAGGCCTGTGCATGATAAACAAGGTCCTGATATTGGACTAAGTTCTGATGGGCCTTTCTTCAATTTCATGACTTCTATGAGTCGTTTGAGACTGTATTGCCATGCAGAGATGGGTTTGAACCAGTCAAGGAACCTAAACAGGAGAGTCATGTTTGTGTTGTTAAGAGTATATTGATAAAGTGCTAAGAGAGGAAATTCTATACTCGTAAAGTACAAAGTGACCATACACCATAGGAGCCATAGTTCTTTGAGAATAAGATCTCTGTCAGAGTGAATGCTGAAGCAGGTTAAAAAAGGATTATCAGTGAtgaagagagaggaagagaggagtAATCCTCTCAGGGTATTTCTAGCACTTAGGTAGTGAAATAAATGATCTTTTGCAAATTGAGCTATTTTTGGAATGGGTTGATTTGGAGAGCAGCCTGGAGGGAAACTGTCTGGTGTGGGGATAAGAAAAGCAGGGGTATTTGGAGAGGAGGAGGAAGCCATTAAGATTAATGGGAATGTAAAATGAGAATTGATGAGGTGAAGGCTTTTGGGTCTGGAAAGGAGGTCTGGGATCAAATTGTGTTTCCCTTTTATGTGCTGGACTAtgaatttatacttggcgaaTCAGTCTTTTAACCTTAACAGTTGTGGTTTTGAAAAGTGACTTGTTCTTGAAGTCCATAATCTTTGGGAAGGATGAGCTGTCCATGATTACAGTGAAATGGTGTCCAATGAGATGAAACTCGAATTTTTTGATACCATTTTTTACAGCCAAGATTTCCTTATACACCGAGTGATAATGCTTTTGGGAGTCTGGGAACTCATCACTAGCATGGCCACAGATGTATTTTTCTCCCTGGATTTCTTTGATAAGGACAACACCCTAGTGGATGTCACTAGCATCAGTTTGGAGCGTGCAATGTCCTGTACGGGAAATCTTAAGTGGTGGTGGATTTGAAGCCACTGCTTTAAGAGCCTTAACTGCTTCTGTTTGTTCTTTTTCCCCAAGGAGGTGTAGTCTTCTTGAGCATTTTTGAAAGTTTGCAAGTGTGCATGGCGACATGAGGAATAAACTTTTTGATGTAATTGACAATGCCTAAGAATTGCTGTATATGCTTTATTGATAAGTCTTTATCAGGGAACTTTAGCAATTCTTCTGCAATATATGGCCCTGGCTAGTACCTCTCATTTTTTAATCGTATCCCAAGGAAATCAATATCAGATTGTGCCAAAGAACTCTTCTTTTCAGATAGCATTATGCCATAAGATTCCACTATGGATTGAAAAGTGGTCAACAGTGCTTTATGAGCCGTGACATCTTTTGAGAACAGAAGAATGTCATCAATATAAATGAGGGCACTGTGGAGTATGGGCTCAAATATTTTTGTCATGGGATTTTGGAAAACAAAAGGTGTTGTTTTCAGGCCAAAAGGGAGAACAATCCATTGGTATTGGGCTGTGGGAATGCAGAATGCAGTTTTGGGCCTATCCATAGGTTTGATACCCAGTTGCTAAAAACCAGCCTTGAGGTCAAATTTTGAAAAGATGTGGGCTTCATGAAGCAGGATAAATAGGGCTTCAGGCTTGGACAGTGGAaatttgtcatcttgtaaaaaatGATTAAGAGGCTTATAGTCGATTATGAGCCTCTTTTTGCCCCTCAGTCTTTCAGAACGTTTTTCCATATAAAAGGCTTGGCAAGCACATGGAGAGGATATGGGTTCTATTAGGCCTTGTCGAAGTAACTGCTTACATTCCTCTTGTGCCAAAGCCAGATCTGCTGGATTCATTCCCGGGTGTGATGTCTTGGTGGGATTTATGTCTTCATTCAATTTAAATGGTAGATGGACAAAGAACTCTGGATTTTTCCACAAAGGGTGATAATGATGAAACTGTGCATGAGAGTCTGCACAGGACTTCAAGAGAAGATCTTTGTGTTCTTAGAACTCTATTGAGGTATCTGCTAATGAATACAGTTTAGGAACAAAGGTGAAAGGTTGGAAGTGTcttttgtatttcaaacctttGGCAGAATCTTTTAAATGTTTTCCTTGTTGATATAAATCAAATCCAATCAACAAGTCTTTATCAAGAAGGTCTGATCCAATGATTCTGGTCCAAAGGATGCAGGTAGGAAAGAATTGAATTCCAATGTGTTGTTTAGTAATCAGGTTGATTTTAAAGATGTTTCCATCTGCTGCTTTGAAATACTCTATGTGCAGGATCCAA harbors:
- the LOC110652209 gene encoding tubulin alpha chain, with the protein product MRECISIHIGQAGIQVGNACWELYCLEHGIQPDGQMPSDKTVGGGDDAFNTFFSETGAGKHVPRAVFVDLEPTVIDEVRTGTYRQLFHPEQLISGKEDAANNFARGHYTIGKEIVDLCLDRIRKLADNCTGLQGFLVFNAVGGGTGSGLGSLLLERLSVDYGKKSKLGFTVYPSPQVSTSVVEPYNSVLSTHSLLEHTDVAVLLDNEAIYDICRRSLDIERPTYTNLNRLVSQVISSLTASLRFDGALNVDVTEFQTNLVPYPRIHFMLSSYAPVISAEKAYHEQLSVAEITNSAFEPSSMMAKCDPRHGKYMACCLMYRGDVVPKDVNAAVATIKTKRTIQFVDWCPTGFKCGINYQPPTVVPGGDLAKVQRAVCMISNSTSVAEVFSRIDHKFDLMYAKRAFVHWYVGEGMEEGEFSEAREDLAALEKDYEEVGAESAEGEDGDEGDEY